The Rickettsia felis URRWXCal2 genome contains the following window.
TTTATTCTACTGAAAAGAGTCTTACGGAGTATGGTGATAAATTATCATCAGAAGATAAAGGAGCTGCTGAAGAAGCACTATCTGCTTTAAAAGCTGCTCTTGAGTCGGAAGATGCTGCTTTGATTAAAGAAAAGACAGAGAGCTTAACTGCAGCTAGTATGAAAATCGGTGAAGCAATGTATAAAGCACAAAGCGAAAGCCAGCCTGCTGAAGAAAATACTGCTAACGATGAAAAAGTAGTAGATGCCGATTTTCAGGATGTAGAGAAGAAGTAGAAGTAATTTCGTCATTGGGCGTGGGCATCCCCCGTCATTGCGAGGAGCGAAGCGACGCGGCAATCTCGTGCCAAACTCCTGAGATTGCTTCGTCAAATTACTATGTAATTTTCCTCGCAATGACGTTACAATCTCATTTTATAAATTAAATTATGTCACAAGATTATTATCAAATACTAGGCGTTAGTAAAACAGCTAGCCAAGCTGATCTTAAAAAAGCCTACCTCAAATTAGCCAAGCAATATCACCCTGACACTACTGACGCTAAAGATGCTGAAAAGAAATTTAAAGAAATAAACAGTGCTTATGATGTTCTAAAAGACGAGCAGAAAAGAGCCGCTTACGACCGCTTTGGGCATGATACTTTTCAATATCAACAGTCACGAGGGGGAGGAGGAAATCACGGCGGTTTTCATCCTGATATTAACGATATTTTTGGCGACTTCTTTAGTGACTTTATGGGAGGTGGTAGAAGAAAGCCTACATCAAGCAAGGCTAGAGGTTCGGATTTAAAATATGATCTGACAATTAACCTAGAGGAAGCATTTCACGGTATAGAAAAAAATATTAGTTTTTCTAGCGAAGTAAAATGCGATACTTGCCACGGCACTGGTTCTGAAAAAGGTGAAACCGTAACTACTTGCGATGCTTGCGGCGGTGTTGGAGCGACTAGAATTCAGCAAGGGTTCTTTACGATCGAACAGGCTTGTCACAAATGCCAAGGTAACGGACAAATTATAAAAAATCCTTGTAAAAAATGTCATGGCATGGGACGTTACCATAAGCAACGAAATTTATCAGTAAATATTCCTGCCGGTGTTGAAAATGCAACTCGAATAAGACATCCGGGCGAAGGTGAAGCAGGTATTAGAGGCGGTAATAGCGGTGATTTATACGTTGATATAGCGATAAAACCTCATGATATTTATAAGGTAGACGGAGCAAATTTACATTGTAAACTACCTATTAGCTTTGTGAATGCCGCTCTTGGAGGCGAGATAGAAGTGCCGATAATTGAAGGTGGGAAAGTCAACTTAACAATTCCGGCAGGCACGCAAAACGGTGATCAATTAAGGCTACGCAGCAAAGGTATGTCTAAAATGAGGTCAACTATTAGGGGTGATATGCTTACACATATTCATGTCGAAGTACCTAAAAATTT
Protein-coding sequences here:
- the dnaJ gene encoding DnaJ protein — encoded protein: MSQDYYQILGVSKTASQADLKKAYLKLAKQYHPDTTDAKDAEKKFKEINSAYDVLKDEQKRAAYDRFGHDTFQYQQSRGGGGNHGGFHPDINDIFGDFFSDFMGGGRRKPTSSKARGSDLKYDLTINLEEAFHGIEKNISFSSEVKCDTCHGTGSEKGETVTTCDACGGVGATRIQQGFFTIEQACHKCQGNGQIIKNPCKKCHGMGRYHKQRNLSVNIPAGVENATRIRHPGEGEAGIRGGNSGDLYVDIAIKPHDIYKVDGANLHCKLPISFVNAALGGEIEVPIIEGGKVNLTIPAGTQNGDQLRLRSKGMSKMRSTIRGDMLTHIHVEVPKNLSKRQRELLEEFKKESINEKENDGSFFNKMKSLWS